In a genomic window of Pseudorasbora parva isolate DD20220531a chromosome 24, ASM2467924v1, whole genome shotgun sequence:
- the spsb3b gene encoding SPRY domain-containing SOCS box protein 3, with the protein MSWNLYVVSENVPETEATPLSPEDKQAVAAAQSEADSSVYEAVTVCVPAEMPPVVPVTGESFCQCPAQTELSSDAQVSCTCGEEEQGCDWVWDEEGKAPSVSLSCSNRKVSFHSEYSCGTAGIRGAKALGDGQHFWEIKMTSPVYGTDMMVGVGTSEVNLDQFKHSFCSLLGNDEDSWGLSYTGHLHHKGSKVNFSSRFGQGSIIGVHLDSWHGTLSFYKNRRCIGIAATHLQNKRLYPMVCSTAAKSSMKLIRSHSVPTTLQYLCCTQLRQMLPNCADALRVLPLPPGLRLLLSNQLGWVLTLGCTDACADNSEDKATQTEDGNFDKYTSPFPPHNPSGTERVFISSSFHDNPGSYCSKDDPLDSPSCLEASIYPDSASCPDNAHYQNTVSIVDVACYFDPSSPSDLYCGSAPTSDSLPNPKCQHCPCCDPPLSVSSDGRKVNDLSSVYKPEPNGSCVLGSSYTPTGHTSWPDSASESDSDDFSSDLETYKRKRCRWT; encoded by the exons tCGGAGGCTGACTCTTCAGTGTATGAGGCCGTGACGGTGTGTGTGCCGGCGGAGATGCCCCCCGTGGTGCCTGTGACGGGCGAGTCCTTCTGCCAGTGTCCAGCTCAAACTGAACTCAGCTCGGACGCCCAGGTCAGCTGCACCTGTGGAGAGGAGGAGCAGG GATGTGATTGGGTTTGGGATGAGGAGGGCAAAGCTCCGTCTGTGTCTCTGAGCTGCTCTAACCGGAAGGTGAGCTTCCACTCGGAGTACAGCTGTGGAACCGCCGGCATCAGGGGCGCCAAGGCTCTCGGTGACGGACAGCACTTCTGGGAAATCAAGATGACCTCACCGGTGTACGGCACCGATATG ATGGTTGGTGTCGGGACATCAGAAGTGAACCTGGATCAGTTCAAACATAGTTTCTGCAGTCTGTTGGGCAATGATGAGGACAGCTGGGGTCTGTCCTACACAg GTCACCTCCATCATAAGGGGTCAAAGGTGAACTTTTCTTCACGGTTTGGTCAAGGGTCTATAATCGGGGTTCATCTGGACAGCTGGCACGGCACCCTGAGCTTCTACAAGAACCGGCGCTGCATCG GCATAGCAGCAACTCACTTGCAAAATAAGCGTCTGTATCCGATGGTGTGTTCGACGGCGGCCAAGAGCAGCATGAAACTGATCCGTTCACATTCTGTGCCCACCACACTACAATACCTGTGCTGCACACAGCTGCGCCAAATGCTGCCCAACTGCGCAGACGCTCTGCGTGTGCTGCCGCTGCCGCCGGGTCTGCGTCTGCTGCTGTCTAACCAGCTGGGATGGGTGTTGACCCTCGGCTGCACCGACGCCTGCGCAGACAACAGCGAGGACAAGGCCACACAAACAGAGGATGGCAACTTCGACAAATACACAAGTCCCTTTCCTCCCCACAATCCCTCTGGCACTGAACGCGTCTTTATTTCAAGCTCCTTCCATGATAACCCTGGTTCTTACTGCAGTAAAGACGACCCTCTTGATTCTCCCTCCTGTCTTGAAGCCTCCATATATCCTGATTCTGCTTCCTGTCCAGATAATGCACATTATCAAAACACTGTCTCCATAGTGGATGTCGCCTGTTACTTTGATCCCTCCTCACCCTCTGACCTCTACTGTGGCTCCGCCCCCACCTCTGACTCCCTTCCTAACCCTAAATGCCAACACTGTCCTTGTTGTGACCCCCCGCTCTCTGTTTCCAGTGATGGCCGTAAGGTAAATGACCTCAGTTCTGTGTATAAACCAGAACCCAACGGTTCCTGCGTTCTCGGCTCCTCCTACACTCCAACAGGCCACACCTCCTGGCCAGACTCCGCCTCTGAGAGTGACTCGGATGACTTCTCCTCAGATCTCGAGACATACAAGAGGAAACGCTGCCGCTGGACATGA